One part of the Sorangiineae bacterium MSr11954 genome encodes these proteins:
- a CDS encoding MxcI: MSFVFGDQGTSTYVSLLDSLDVTSVDFAQAREFSGVAGAATMGGKLFVSDGDSPVVTRFEVGNRGSWKEEGRVSFSNYAPRAPLFSNAMAGPTRAYMAYNTVDRAVWDPSTMQIVSQQPHDAQLPLVRDGLKVDSASSRGIVTRDQRVFWPVFWPNDDYTSFSKTTQIAVYDAQTDATRALLETPCPGLDFATQDEAGNIYFSNWIFSAVAPHYHADAPKNCAVRIKKGEERIDPDFSLRFSDLTGGREAAAFSYIGKGKGFMTVFHHERVPAGMSQKDAAESNNWRFWRVDLTNRTAAPVDEIDYFGGGYGTFKLDGRTFVLLVSKGYASTTTYEVLPDATIVKRFESRGWGHEILKIK; this comes from the coding sequence ATGAGTTTCGTCTTCGGCGACCAGGGGACCTCGACATATGTCAGCCTCCTCGACTCGCTCGACGTCACGTCGGTCGATTTCGCGCAGGCGCGCGAGTTCTCCGGCGTGGCAGGGGCCGCGACCATGGGTGGCAAGCTGTTCGTGTCGGACGGCGACTCGCCGGTGGTGACCCGCTTCGAGGTGGGCAACCGCGGCTCGTGGAAGGAAGAGGGGCGCGTGAGCTTCTCCAATTATGCCCCGCGCGCTCCCCTCTTCTCCAACGCGATGGCCGGCCCGACGCGCGCGTACATGGCCTACAACACGGTCGACCGCGCGGTGTGGGACCCGAGCACGATGCAAATCGTCTCGCAGCAGCCGCACGATGCCCAGCTGCCCCTGGTGCGCGACGGCCTCAAGGTCGACTCCGCCTCTTCCCGCGGCATCGTCACCCGCGACCAGCGCGTATTCTGGCCAGTGTTTTGGCCCAACGACGATTACACCTCGTTCTCGAAGACCACGCAGATCGCGGTCTACGACGCCCAGACCGACGCCACCCGCGCGCTCCTCGAGACCCCGTGTCCGGGCCTCGACTTCGCCACCCAGGACGAGGCGGGGAACATCTACTTCTCCAACTGGATCTTCAGCGCGGTCGCTCCGCACTACCACGCGGACGCGCCCAAGAACTGCGCGGTGCGCATCAAGAAGGGCGAAGAGCGGATCGATCCCGATTTCTCCCTCCGCTTCTCCGACCTCACCGGTGGCCGCGAAGCGGCGGCGTTCAGCTACATCGGCAAGGGCAAGGGGTTCATGACGGTGTTCCATCACGAGCGCGTGCCGGCGGGCATGAGCCAGAAGGACGCGGCGGAGAGCAACAATTGGCGCTTCTGGAGGGTCGATCTGACGAACAGGACGGCGGCGCCCGTCGATGAGATCGACTATTTCGGCGGCGGCTACGGCACCTTCAAGCTCGATGGCCGCACCTTCGTGCTGCTCGTCAGCAAGGGCTACGCGTCCACCACCACCTACGAAGTCTTGCCCGACGCCACGATCGTCAAGCGCTTCGAGTCGCGCGGGTGGGGTCACGAGATCCTCAAGATCAAGTGA